A window of the Tiliqua scincoides isolate rTilSci1 chromosome 5, rTilSci1.hap2, whole genome shotgun sequence genome harbors these coding sequences:
- the WIPF2 gene encoding WAS/WASL-interacting protein family member 2: protein MPVPPPPPPPPGPPPTFSQANTEPPKLTRDEQRGRGALLQDICKGTNLKKVTQTNDRSAPILEKSKSSSNYSSSSSPLLPKGGLFQGGVPKLRPVGAKDYLESPSGKQSLQVPGSRSAAPRPPVPATSSRPQDDADNSRASPPELPRMQRPSLPDLSRPNSASSTGMKHSSSAPPPPPPGRRANAPPAPPSMHSSKAPSYNREKPLPPTPGQRLPGSRDGPPAPPPIKPPPSPVNIRTGPSSQGQSLAPPPPPYRQPPGVPNGPASPTSESAPELPQRHNSLHRKTPGPVRGMAPPPPPSTSPSLQSSRPPPPAREPPSRGAAPPPPPPPLNRNGGRDAPPPPPYRMHGSSDPLSRGKPPLPPTRTPVGPPPPPPPMRNGHRDSVSTVRSFLDDFESKYSFHPVEDFPAPEEFKHFQRIYPSKTNRATRGVPPLPPIPR, encoded by the exons ATGCCAgtacctcctccccctccccctccacctggACCACCCCCAACCTTCAGTCAG GCAAACACAGAGCCTCCCAAACTGACCAGAGATGAACAGCGAGGGAGGGGGGCCTTGCTGCAAGACATCTGCAAAGGGACCAATTTGAAAAAAGTGACCCAAACCAATGACCGGAGTGCACCCATCCTTGAGA AATCCAAGAGCAGTAGCAACTACAGTTCCAGTTCATCTCCCCTGCTGCCAAAGGGAGGCCTCTTCCAAGGGGGTGTTCCCAAGCTTCGACCTGTGGGAGCAAAAGACTATTTAG AGAGCCCCTCTGGGAAGCAGTCACTGCAGGTTCCTGGATCCAGATCAGCTGCACCACGGCCTCCTGTGCCTGCCACCAGCAGCCGGCCCCAAGATGACGCTGATAACAGCCGGGCTTCTCCCCCAGAGCTTCCGCGTATGCAGAGACCTTCCTTGCCAGATCTTTCACGGCCAAACAgtgccagcagcactggcatgaaACACAGTTCATCGGCTCCGCCACCTCCGCCACCAGGACGCCGAGCCAACGCACCCCCTGCTCCCCCTTCCATGCACAGCAGCAAAGCACCTTCCTATAACCGTGAAAAGCCATTGCCACCAACTCCAGGACAGCGGCTCCCTGGGAGTCGGGATGGACCACCAGCTCCTCCCCCTATCAAGCCACCCCCTTCTCCAGTGAATATCCGAACAGGACCAAGCAGTCAAGGCCAGAGTCTGGCACCCCCTCCTCCACCTTACCGGCAGCCCCCTGGTGTTCCCAATGGCCCTGCCAGCCCTACCAGTGAATCTGCCCCTGAGCTTCCACAGAGACACAATTCCTTACATCGGAAGACTCCGGGGCCTGTGAGGGGCATGGcacctcccccaccaccttcAACTTCCCCTTCTTTACAGAGCAGTCGGCCCCCTCCTCCCGCCCGTGAGCCTCCAAGCCGGGGTGCAG ccccacccccacccccaccacccctgAACCGGAACGGCGGTAGGGATgcacccccacctccaccctACCGAATGCATGGGTCTTCAGATCCCTTGAGCCGTGGGAAACCGCCCCTGCCACCCACCAGGACACCAGTTGGACCGCCGCCGCCTCCCCCACCAATGAGAAATGGTCACCGGGACTCAGTCTCCACTGTCAGGTCTTTCTTGG ATGACTTTGAATCCAAATACTCATTCCATCCAGTTGAAGATTTCCCAGCTCCAGAAGAGTTCAAGCACTTCCAGAGGATTTATCCTAGCAAAACGAACAGAG CTACTCGTGGGGTCCCACCTCTGCCTCCCATCCCCAGGTGA